From a single Cydia amplana chromosome 10, ilCydAmpl1.1, whole genome shotgun sequence genomic region:
- the LOC134651671 gene encoding uncharacterized protein LOC134651671, which translates to MQNLVCCLIFFSTFRGIKGDIVNNGAQENIASEPRPFWDEHNFGESVITEQDEFEDDEDFDYRLRKGSMEHIKLYKEFSEAQRKVNKSNEMALQSKSRQRRDDSVDVLECLQCYGSNSGMNISIADENCYSGINVSSNECRADVTRNHQECFIELHPFYIKRGCYDPLKLNVTFYCKCTLCNDKPGEKREYFVYEHIKDWSYDNRRLQQPNLPGVVTACKYCNTTGVGYFQTCLDGTSVEYTICDEGQMCFTQIDKTKGSISRGCANKPAYNSFLTFCNQSSCNDKNYWDSDVAFQFAKPRNRTHMVLKLSVPLTGSNTGRKVNDILLLVPLINLYYM; encoded by the exons ATGCAAAATCTTGTCTGTTGTCTTATTTTCTTTTCAACGTTTCGAGGGATCAAGGGAGACATTGTTAATAATGGAGCACAGGAGAATATTGCATCAGAACCACGGCCATTTTGGGATGAACACAATTTTGGAGAAAGTGTAATTACAGAACAGGACGAGTTTGAGGACGATGAAGATTTTGATTATAGACTAAGGAAAGGTTCAATGGAacatataaaattgtataaagaaTTTTCAGAGGCACAGCGGAAAGTAAATAAGTCCAATGAGATGGCATTACAGAGCAAATCCAGGCAAAGGAGGGATGATTCGGTGGATGTTCTTGAATGTCTACAATGTTACGGCTCAAACTCAGGCATGAATATAAGTATTGCTGATGAAAACTGCTACAGTGGTATcaa TGTATCGTCGAACGAATGCCGTGCTGATGTCACTCGTAATCATCAAGAATGTTTTATAGAACTTCATCCTTTTTATATAAAGCGAGGTTGTTATGATCCTCTTAAACTCAATGTAACATTTTATTGCAAATGCACACTATGCAACGATAAACCAGGTGAAAAGCGCGAGTACTTCGTGTATGAGCATATAAAGGATTGGTCCTATGACAACAGAAGACTGCAACAACCGAACTTGCCAG GTGTTGTTACAGCGTGTAAATATTGCAACACGACTGGTGTTGGTTACTTTCAAACTTGCTTGGACGGTACAAG TGTAGAGTATACAATTTGCGATGAAGGACAAATGTGTTTTACTCAAATAGACAAGACTAAAGGTTCAATAAGTCGTGGGTGTGCTAATAAACCAGCCTACAACTCTTTCCTCACATTCTGCAACCAAAGCTCCTGTAATGATAAAAACTATTGGGATTCTGATGTAGCATTCCAATTTGCGAAACCAAGAAACAGGACGCACATGGTTTTAAAACTTTCAGTTCCTTTAACAGGATCTAATACAGGACGTAAAGTGAACGATATACTGCTTCTTGTTCCTTTAATAAACCTATATTATATGTGA